Below is a genomic region from Kribbella qitaiheensis.
CCGTCCACGCCGACCAGGTGCTCGGTGCACTGGCTCGACAGTCCGGGATCGACACCACCCCCGACCGGCTACGCCGCCCCGGCCAGGGCTGGATCGCCGACCTGACCAGCGAACCGGTCTACCAGCCCTTCCAGGTCTACGACGCCAACCCGCACGCCTTCCGCGCCGACTGCCTGCGCCTGACTCGCTCCCGCGCCCGCTCAGGCTGGCTGACCGGCGACGCCGCCACCCGGAGCGGCAAGTGATGACGGCCGTCCCGGTCCTCGTGCCGGAACTCACGTCGGGGGCGGTGTCGCTGGTCGCGCTGATCACCGCAGGCGGCACGTTCTTGCTGATCGTGGTCGGCGCCGCGATCAGCGGCCTGTACCTGCTCGTGTGCCGGATCTGGCCGTTCCGAGCCTGCAAACGCTGCAAGGGACTCGGCAGGCTGCACGCCCCGAGCGGCAAAGCCTGGCGCGACTGCCCCCGCTGCAAAGGCACCGGACGCAAACTCCGCATCGGCCGGCGCCTGTGGAACCACGCCGAACGCGCCAAACGCAACGCCATCTGACACCAACCCAGCAAGGAGAAGCCACCCTCATGGCCACGAAGACACCCAAGAAGAAGCTCACCCCGCGCGAGGAGTACAACGCCGCTCTGGAAGACCTGAACCGCTACTCCGACAACAACGAAACCACCGCCGCACTCAAGGCCCGTCAGCGGTTCGAGAACGCCGACCGCCGCGTCCGGTGGTGGCACCGATGATCTACCCCGGCACCCGCACCGCCTACGCCGGTCACCGGCCGGTGTTGCTGATGGCAGAGGTGCACCAGGCACGATCAGCCGCCCACGACAAACACGGCGACAACAGCATCGAGGCTCTCGCCGCCGACTCCCCGCGCTGGCTACCTGTCCTGGTCGAGGAAGTCGGCGAGATCGCCAACACCCTCACCTACGACGGACCCGGCGACAACACCCGCGCCGAACTCATCGATGCCATCGCCGTACTCACGGCCTGGCTCGACGCCATCGACACCGCCCGCAAGCCCCGCACCCTCGCAACGACCGGAAGGAACTGATTGTCATGAGCAACGAAACGGTGATCACCATCGTGGGCAACCTGACCGATGACCCCGAACTGCGCTTCACCACCTCCGGTGCCGCCTTTGCCCGGTTCTCGATCGCCTCGACCCCGCGCCGCTTCGACAAGGCATCGGGGGAGTACGTGGACGGCGACACTCTCTTCCTGCGGGCCACCGCCTGGCGTCAGGTCGCAGAGAACGCCGCCGAATCCCTCCAGCGCGGCATGCGGGTCATCGCGACCGGGCGCCTGCGCCAATCGACCTGGGAGACGACCGAAGGTGACAAGCGGTCGTCGATCGACCTGGAAGTTGACGAGATCGGCCCGTCGCTGACGTTCGCCACCGCCAAGGTCACCAAGGCCGCCCGCGCGAACAAGACCAGCGGCAACCCCGCCGACCCGTTCACCAACGCCGGACGCGAACCGGCCACCGCAGGTGCCGGTCTTGGCGCTGGGGGCCGCGACCCGTGGACCTCGCAGGGCATGGACGAACCGCCCTTCTAGCCCACCCCTCTGAGCCCGGTGGCCGGGCCGAGTCACGTCCCGTCCCGGCCACCGGAGACCAACCGCCGACCGTAGCTGACCCCGACCTTGGAGGAATCGTGATCCCTAACCTGCGTACAGCGCTCGACGCGGCCCGGCGCGGCTGGCCGGTGTTTCCACTGCGCCCCGGCTCGAAGGTGCCCGCGATGCCCGAATGGGAGACCAACGCCACGACCGACACCGACCGGATCGCCGGCTACTGGTTGCGCCACCGCGCCCACGGCGTCGCGATCGCCTGCGGACCGGCCCGCCTGGTGGTTGTCGACCTGGACCAGCCCAAGCCCGGCAAGGCGACCCCTGCCGAGTGGGACCGGCCCGGCATCACCGATGGG
It encodes:
- a CDS encoding single-stranded DNA-binding protein, which produces MSNETVITIVGNLTDDPELRFTTSGAAFARFSIASTPRRFDKASGEYVDGDTLFLRATAWRQVAENAAESLQRGMRVIATGRLRQSTWETTEGDKRSSIDLEVDEIGPSLTFATAKVTKAARANKTSGNPADPFTNAGREPATAGAGLGAGGRDPWTSQGMDEPPF